A section of the Mesobacillus jeotgali genome encodes:
- a CDS encoding spore germination protein, with translation MPKKNDKLPIPHSLDEAEKYMKEHVGLGDSFDLGVRKLKILKKDVHFYYVNGLCDTSFIVHIVEELVDINDNEKLSTHLQAIVENRITHQSVQKIKTMDELVDQVLSGLIVFLVEGEAVGLVVDVRSYPGRQPQEPDTEKVVRGSRDGFVENIIVNTALTRRRIRDENLRFDMMKVGERSKSDVALGYIKDIANPGLIDVIKKELQSIKIDGITMADKTIEEFLVKQGYNPYPLVRYTERADVAATHLLEGHVLIYVDTSPSVIITPTTYFHHLQHAEEYRQSPAVGTMVRWVRFLGVLASLLLLPLWYLFVQNPDLLPEKISFIGPNEKSNIPIFLQIMLADGGIEFLRMAAIHTPTPLSTAMGLIAAVLIGQIAIDVGLFVPEVILYVAVAAIGTYATPSYELSVANKIGRIFLLIVTAIFHVPGFILGTTIWFLLLANIKSLNTPYLWPFLPFHPVAFMQILIRRAVPGSKIRPSIVHARNRYKQPAKS, from the coding sequence ATGCCGAAGAAGAATGACAAGCTGCCAATTCCACATTCATTGGATGAAGCTGAAAAGTACATGAAAGAACATGTAGGCCTTGGTGATAGTTTTGACCTTGGTGTCAGGAAGCTGAAAATCCTTAAAAAAGATGTTCATTTTTATTATGTAAATGGTTTATGTGATACAAGCTTCATCGTACATATCGTTGAAGAATTGGTCGATATCAATGATAATGAGAAGCTATCAACTCATTTGCAGGCCATTGTCGAAAACAGGATTACCCACCAATCTGTACAGAAAATAAAAACAATGGATGAACTGGTTGACCAGGTCCTTTCTGGCCTGATTGTCTTTCTGGTTGAAGGTGAAGCAGTCGGATTGGTGGTTGATGTCCGGAGTTATCCTGGCAGGCAGCCACAGGAACCTGATACAGAAAAGGTAGTACGCGGATCCAGGGACGGATTTGTCGAAAACATTATCGTCAACACCGCTTTGACCCGAAGAAGGATCAGGGATGAGAATCTCCGTTTTGACATGATGAAGGTTGGAGAAAGGTCAAAATCGGATGTTGCCCTTGGATACATTAAAGATATTGCGAATCCTGGATTGATTGATGTCATTAAAAAAGAGCTGCAGTCAATCAAAATCGATGGAATCACGATGGCAGATAAAACAATTGAAGAATTTCTAGTCAAACAAGGCTATAATCCGTATCCGCTCGTAAGATACACAGAGCGTGCGGATGTCGCTGCGACTCATCTGCTCGAAGGCCATGTCCTGATTTATGTTGATACATCCCCGAGTGTCATCATAACACCGACTACCTATTTTCATCATCTCCAGCATGCTGAAGAGTACAGACAGTCTCCAGCAGTAGGAACAATGGTCAGATGGGTTCGTTTTCTTGGCGTACTGGCATCTCTGCTGCTCTTGCCGTTATGGTACTTATTCGTGCAGAACCCTGACCTTTTACCTGAAAAAATTTCATTTATTGGACCTAATGAAAAATCCAATATTCCGATTTTCCTGCAAATTATGCTGGCAGATGGCGGAATCGAATTCCTGCGAATGGCGGCTATCCATACTCCTACACCGCTTTCAACGGCCATGGGCTTAATTGCTGCCGTCCTGATTGGGCAAATCGCAATCGATGTAGGCCTCTTCGTGCCTGAAGTTATACTTTATGTGGCTGTAGCGGCAATCGGAACCTATGCGACACCGAGTTATGAGCTGAGTGTAGCGAACAAAATAGGAAGGATATTCCTGCTGATAGTGACAGCAATATTCCATGTACCTGGATTTATTTTAGGCACTACGATCTGGTTTTTATTGCTTGCCAATATAAAGTCACTGAACACTCCCTACCTTTGGCCGTTCCTGCCTTTCCACCCTGTTGCTTTTATGCAGATATTGATCAGGAGGGCTGTGCCTGGTTCGAAAATCCGGCCAAGTATCGTGCATGCGAGAAATCGCTATAAGCAGCCTGCAAAATCCTGA